One window from the genome of Corynebacterium sp. SCR221107 encodes:
- a CDS encoding DUF4040 family protein, whose protein sequence is MTIVLILALAAVAAAPVAVRLIGRLAGWPLAALFAVAAALLFQKLPGVLAGDALEFHYRWIPALDISLSLRADALSLFFALLALCIGAVVFIYSAAYLPRTGNTSFYTLMSAFMAAILLLVFADDVFVLFIGWELVSLASFMLIARSGGKGGELGSQRTLILTFFGGLTLLVALAVAAVQAGTTSVSGILASDFWVEEPAITTTLAVLIAVSAFTKSAQFPFHFWLPEAMAAATPVSAFLHAAAVVKAGIYLLMRFSPVFSGNHTWNYLLIGVGMFTAVMASLFAIQKTDLKKLTAYSTVSHLGWIVATIGVGTPYALAAALVHTLAHALFKSSLFMLIGVVDHQTGTRNMERLGSSWRQMPFTFGSVVIAAASMAAVPPTMGFISKEGMLESFTQAPMDGLGIVVLLGVAAIGAFFTFTYSARIVCDGFIDGDRDMSAVKEAPVALWLPAALPGLLSLPLAFAVGSLDYPITVISGEDTHLALWHGVTVPLGISLVVLVAGAVGVVYRRRIWALLSDASLLPYSGNELLGGLTLVLSKFGKLAGMMADSLSPTRHLSYLFSMLVLLAASATIVGLPLAPRFPGGERVWDLLPLAIVAIAVIALVRTRKRLTAVVLIGAVGIGVTLQILMLGAPDVALTQFMVEALTVVIMMMIVRQQPESFHAPKKKAAIMAIAVGIAAFAMVYFLLGRRDRSELAQWYLDNGPRISTGNNVVNTILVEFRAFDTLGELSVLGMSAIVIAAVVTSMPRYPFARGAHPAPFGQSRINSILLKVLLKVLIPVLLILSLLVFWRGHQAPGGGFIAALIAGGALMLSYLSFPRDKRILPVRAPLYLTGVGMLFAVGDGLWGLSHGSFLYAIHGEGLGQHWSSAMIFDLGVYLAVLGMLSMAINALGGYLRPGMEYKDLNFTREDSPLSSPKTVEEELAAHFEDFGDHPRTAPEGQQAQILRRAKHEAQRLEKENS, encoded by the coding sequence GTGACCATAGTTTTGATTCTCGCGCTGGCTGCCGTCGCGGCCGCGCCGGTCGCGGTGCGCCTGATCGGCCGCTTGGCGGGCTGGCCCCTTGCCGCCCTCTTTGCCGTGGCCGCGGCGCTTTTATTCCAGAAACTGCCCGGCGTGCTAGCCGGTGATGCTTTGGAATTCCACTATCGGTGGATCCCGGCCTTAGACATTTCCCTCTCCTTGCGTGCCGATGCCTTGAGCCTTTTCTTTGCGTTGCTCGCCTTGTGCATCGGCGCGGTTGTATTCATCTATTCGGCCGCCTACCTGCCAAGAACTGGCAATACCAGCTTTTATACGCTGATGAGCGCGTTCATGGCCGCCATCTTGCTGCTCGTGTTCGCCGATGACGTCTTCGTCTTGTTCATCGGCTGGGAGCTGGTCTCGCTGGCATCGTTCATGCTCATCGCTCGCTCCGGGGGCAAGGGCGGCGAGCTAGGCTCCCAGCGCACGTTGATCTTGACCTTCTTCGGCGGCCTGACCCTGCTCGTCGCCCTAGCTGTCGCGGCGGTGCAGGCGGGAACGACCAGCGTGTCCGGCATCTTGGCCAGCGACTTCTGGGTGGAGGAGCCCGCTATCACCACGACGCTGGCGGTGCTCATCGCCGTCTCGGCGTTTACGAAGTCCGCCCAGTTCCCCTTCCACTTCTGGCTGCCCGAGGCGATGGCCGCCGCCACCCCGGTCTCCGCGTTCCTACACGCCGCGGCCGTGGTCAAGGCGGGCATCTACCTGCTCATGCGCTTTTCACCGGTGTTTTCCGGAAACCACACCTGGAACTACCTGCTGATTGGCGTGGGCATGTTCACCGCGGTGATGGCCAGCCTGTTTGCCATCCAGAAGACGGACCTGAAAAAGCTCACCGCCTATTCCACGGTCTCCCACCTGGGTTGGATCGTTGCCACCATCGGCGTCGGCACGCCTTACGCGCTGGCTGCGGCGCTGGTGCATACCTTGGCGCACGCGCTGTTTAAGTCCTCGCTGTTCATGCTCATCGGCGTGGTCGATCACCAAACCGGCACCCGCAATATGGAGCGCCTGGGCTCCTCGTGGCGCCAGATGCCCTTTACCTTCGGCTCGGTAGTCATCGCCGCCGCCTCCATGGCCGCGGTGCCGCCGACGATGGGCTTTATTTCCAAGGAAGGCATGCTGGAGTCCTTCACGCAGGCCCCGATGGATGGGCTGGGAATCGTCGTGCTCCTGGGCGTGGCCGCCATCGGCGCGTTTTTCACCTTCACCTACTCCGCCCGCATCGTCTGCGACGGCTTCATCGACGGCGACCGCGACATGTCGGCGGTCAAAGAGGCCCCGGTTGCGCTCTGGCTTCCCGCAGCGCTGCCCGGGCTTTTATCTTTGCCGCTGGCCTTTGCCGTGGGCAGCCTGGATTACCCGATTACGGTCATCTCCGGGGAAGATACCCATCTCGCGCTGTGGCACGGGGTAACCGTCCCGCTTGGAATCTCCCTGGTGGTCTTGGTTGCCGGCGCCGTCGGTGTCGTCTACCGGCGTCGTATCTGGGCTTTGCTTTCCGATGCTTCCCTGCTGCCCTATAGCGGCAATGAGCTCCTCGGCGGGCTGACCTTGGTGTTGAGCAAGTTCGGCAAGCTCGCAGGCATGATGGCGGACTCGTTGTCGCCGACCCGCCACCTGTCTTACCTATTTTCCATGCTCGTCCTGCTGGCAGCCTCGGCCACCATCGTCGGGCTACCGCTTGCGCCACGCTTCCCCGGCGGCGAGCGCGTCTGGGACCTGCTGCCTTTGGCCATCGTCGCGATTGCGGTCATAGCTTTGGTTCGTACCCGCAAGCGCCTGACCGCCGTGGTGCTCATCGGTGCGGTGGGCATCGGGGTGACCTTGCAGATTCTCATGCTCGGCGCCCCGGACGTCGCGCTCACGCAGTTCATGGTGGAGGCACTGACCGTGGTCATCATGATGATGATCGTGCGCCAGCAGCCCGAAAGCTTCCACGCCCCGAAGAAGAAGGCCGCCATCATGGCCATTGCCGTAGGCATCGCGGCATTTGCTATGGTCTACTTCCTGCTCGGACGGCGCGACCGCAGCGAACTTGCCCAGTGGTACCTGGACAATGGCCCGCGGATCTCCACGGGCAACAACGTGGTCAACACGATCCTGGTCGAGTTCCGTGCCTTCGATACCTTGGGCGAGCTCTCCGTGCTGGGCATGTCCGCGATCGTGATCGCGGCCGTGGTCACCTCAATGCCGCGCTACCCCTTTGCCCGCGGCGCCCACCCAGCACCCTTTGGCCAGTCGCGCATCAACTCCATCCTGCTGAAGGTCCTGCTCAAGGTGTTGATCCCGGTCTTGCTGATCCTGAGTCTGCTGGTGTTCTGGCGCGGCCACCAAGCACCCGGCGGCGGCTTCATCGCCGCGCTGATTGCCGGTGGTGCGCTCATGCTTTCTTATCTGTCTTTCCCGCGCGACAAGCGCATCCTCCCGGTGCGCGCCCCGCTGTATCTGACCGGCGTGGGCATGCTCTTTGCCGTCGGCGACGGGCTCTGGGGCCTGTCCCACGGCTCCTTCCTCTATGCCATCCACGGCGAGGGGCTTGGCCAGCACTGGTCCTCGGCGATGATCTTCGACCTGGGCGTGTACCTAGCCGTGCTCGGCATGCTCTCGATGGCCATCAACGCCCTCGGCGGCTACCTGCGCCCAGGCATGGAGTACAAGGACTTGAACTTCACCCGCGAGGACTCCCCGCTGTCCTCCCCGAAGACCGTGGAGGAAGAGCTCGCCGCCCACTTCGAGGACTTCGGCGATCACCCGCGCACCGCCCCGGAGGGGCAGCAGGCGCAGATCCTGCGTCGCGCCAAGCACGAGGCCCAGCGTCTTGAGAAGGAGAACTCATGA
- a CDS encoding metallophosphoesterase, with the protein MNRTIRFLTGLAASGIAAAAWGVRECSQFELKEVTVPILEPGTLRGAKDFTILHISDLHMVPNQTRKQQWVAQLADLRPDLVINTGDNLSDPKGVPGVLRALNPLLRFPGLFVFGTNDYYAPRLVNPFIYLLGKKRKVSDIDLPWRDMRAVFLEHGWLDANQARHEFQVGSVRIAATGVDDPHHDLDDYDEVAGAPNPDADLSIALLHSPEPRVLERFEADGYDLSFSGHTHGGQICLSGGRAVVTNCGIDRARVQGLHRFGDMWMHVSNGLGTSKFAPVRLFCRPSATLLHVVERP; encoded by the coding sequence ATGAATCGGACCATTCGGTTCCTTACTGGACTCGCCGCTTCCGGCATAGCCGCCGCTGCGTGGGGTGTGCGCGAGTGCTCCCAGTTTGAACTCAAGGAAGTCACCGTTCCGATTCTTGAACCTGGCACCCTGCGCGGCGCAAAGGATTTCACGATCCTCCACATCAGCGACCTGCACATGGTGCCTAATCAGACGCGTAAGCAGCAGTGGGTGGCTCAGCTTGCGGATCTGCGCCCCGACTTGGTGATCAACACCGGCGATAATCTTTCCGATCCGAAGGGTGTTCCCGGTGTTTTGCGGGCGTTGAATCCTCTGCTGCGATTCCCTGGTCTGTTCGTGTTTGGCACCAACGATTATTACGCGCCGCGCCTGGTCAACCCGTTTATTTACCTGCTGGGCAAGAAGCGCAAGGTCTCCGACATCGATCTTCCCTGGCGGGACATGCGTGCGGTGTTCCTTGAGCACGGCTGGCTCGATGCCAATCAGGCACGCCATGAGTTCCAGGTGGGCAGCGTTCGCATCGCCGCCACCGGCGTGGATGACCCCCACCACGATCTCGATGATTACGATGAGGTCGCCGGCGCCCCGAACCCGGATGCGGATCTATCGATCGCCTTGCTGCACTCCCCTGAGCCGCGTGTGCTTGAGCGATTTGAAGCCGACGGCTACGACTTAAGCTTCTCCGGCCACACCCACGGCGGCCAGATTTGTCTGTCCGGCGGGCGTGCCGTGGTGACCAACTGTGGCATCGACCGCGCGCGGGTCCAGGGTCTGCACCGCTTTGGGGATATGTGGATGCACGTCTCCAACGGTCTGGGCACCTCAAAGTTTGCCCCGGTGCGCCTTTTCTGCCGCCCGTCCGCCACTCTGCTACACGTCGTCGAACGCCCCTAA
- a CDS encoding GatB/YqeY domain-containing protein: MSELKDQIRKDMTAAMKAREKERTGALRMLLAALQVEETSGSKHELTDEDVLKVIAREIKKRRESAEVYAEAGRQELADAELFEAEVLSAYQPAQLDDEELAQLVAEAIAAVEGEVTIRQMGQVMKIATAKAAGRADGKRLSTAVRQALS; encoded by the coding sequence ATGAGTGAACTGAAAGACCAGATCCGTAAAGATATGACCGCCGCCATGAAGGCCCGCGAAAAGGAGCGTACCGGCGCCCTGCGCATGCTGCTGGCCGCCCTCCAGGTCGAGGAGACCTCCGGTTCCAAGCACGAGCTCACCGACGAGGACGTGCTCAAGGTCATCGCCCGTGAGATTAAAAAGCGCCGCGAATCCGCCGAGGTCTACGCCGAGGCCGGCAGGCAGGAGCTTGCCGACGCCGAGCTGTTCGAAGCCGAGGTGCTGTCCGCCTACCAGCCGGCCCAGCTTGACGACGAAGAACTCGCCCAGCTCGTGGCCGAGGCGATCGCCGCGGTCGAGGGGGAAGTCACCATTCGCCAGATGGGCCAGGTCATGAAGATCGCCACCGCCAAGGCCGCAGGACGCGCCGACGGAAAA